The sequence AAAAGTCGAGGTCGAGCGCGCCTCGCATTACGAAAATCTCAAGCTCCCTGCCGACCTGGATTACCTGCAGGTGTCGGCGCTCAGTTTTGAAGCGCGCCAAATGCTGTCCAAGCACCGGCCCGAAACGCTGGGGCTGGCATCGCGCATCCAGGGCATCACGCCGGCCACCATTTCTCTGCTGCTGGTGCATCTGAAAAAGAACCTGTGGAAAAACACGACTCCCTTGAAATCCGCCGAGGCAGAAGCTTGATGGCGGCCACTGAACAGAACTTGCGTTCCACCCTGAAGGTCGGACTTGAAGCGCTGCAACTGCAATTGAGCGAACAGCAGATCAACCAGTTGCTGGCGTACCAGGCCATGATTGCCAAATGGACGCAGGTCTATAACCTGACCTCGGTCCGCGACCCGGCTGAAATGATGACGCATCACCTGCTCGATAGTTTGGCGGCCGTTCCGGCTTTGCAGCGCTATTTGCACCGTTCCGGGCTGGAGCAGGGCAGTCGCCTGCTCGATGTCGGCTCGGGCGCTGGCCTGCCGGGCGTGGTGATTGCCATCTGCTGCCCGCAGGTTGCCGTCACCTGCGTCGATACGGTGGCCAAGAAAGCGGCCTTCATCAAGCAGGCGGCGCTGGCATTGAGGCTGCCCAACCTGACGGGGCTTCATGCGCGTGTCGAAAGCATCACTGAATCCTTCGACGTGATTTGTTCCCGGGCCTTTGCCTCGCTGGCTGATTTCACCAAGTGGTCCGCCGGCGCGCTGGCGCCGCAGGGTGTCTGGATGGCGATGAAGGGCAAGCATCCGGCCGATGAACTGCTGGCTTTGCCTGAAAACATCGCAATGTTTCACGTGGAACAACTGAAGGTTCCCGGCCTGGATGCCGAGCGCTGCATCCTCTGGCTGCGGCCTGTATCGTAAACTCAAGTCCTCTACTACTGGAGCATTCCATGCCGGGCTCGTTCGTTGGTGTTGCCGACTATGGCGCTTTTGTTGTCGCTATTCTGGTCTTTCTGGCCATTCCCGGCCCCGGCAACCTGGCGCTGATCACCTCGACCGGCAAGGGCGGCATCGCCGGCGGCATGGGCGCCACCTTGGGCGTCATCGCTGGCGACCAGGTGCTGCTGTGGGCTGCCGTGGCGGGCGTTTCGGCCGTCATGGCGGCGTATCCGGCTGCCTTTCATGTGGTCCAGTGGCTGGGCGCTATTTACCTGGCCTGGCTGGGTTTGCGCATGCTGCTGGCCAAGCCCGGCAGCGCACCCATTTTGCAGATCAAGCCGCGCCACTACTTTCGGCAGGCATTGCTGATCACCTTGCTCAACCCCAAGGCCATCGTGTTTTACCTGGCTTTTTTTCCGCTGTTCGTGGACCCGGCGCAGCACCAGGGCCTTAAAACATTTGGCGTGATGGCCGCGACCATCGCCGTGCTGACTTTTTTGTATGGCCTGATGGCGGTGCTGCTGACCTGGAAGCTGGCCGCGCGCCTGCGGGCCAATCCGAAAATATCGGCCACGCTTGAAAAAGCCGCCGGCATGTTCCTGATCGCCTTTGGCATCAAGCTGGCGCTTTCCCGATAGATCGAACACGGCAATCCTGAATTCCCTCAACGGAACGACAACCAACAATACGCTATGGCCAAAATATTCTGCATTGCCAACCAAAAGGGCGGCGTGGGCAAGACCACCACCACCGTCAACCTGGCCGCCGGCCTGGTCCAGGTCGGCCAACGGGTGCTGATGGTGGACCTCGACCCGCAGGGCAATGCCACCATGGGCTCGGGCGTGGACAAGCGCAAGCTGGCCATGACGGTGTATGACGTGCTGTTAGAGGCCGCATCCATCGTCGATGCCCGGGTGCACAGCGAGAAAAGCGGCTATGACGTGCTCGGCGCCAACCGCGAACTCTCGGGCGCCGAGATTGAGCTGGTGCCGCTGGAGCGCCGCGAAAAGCGCCTCAAGCAGGCGCTGGCCAAGGTGGACAAGGACTACGACTTCATCCTGATCGACTGCCCGCCCTCGCTGTCGATGCTCACCCTGAACGGGCTGTGCGCGGCGCATGGCGTGATCGTTCCGATGCAGTGCGAATACTTCGCGCTCGAAGGCGTGACCGACCTGGTCAACACCATCAAGCAGGTGCATGCCAACCTGAACAAGGATCTGCAGATCATCGGCCTGCTGCGCGTCATGTTCGACCCGCGCATCACGCTGCAGCAGCAGGTCAGCGAGCAGCTCAAGGGGCATTTTGGCGACAAGGTGTTCAACACCGTCATTCCGCGCAATGTCCGCCTGGCTGAAGCGCCGAGCTACGGCCTGCCCGGCGTGATCTTCGACCCGTCGTCCAAGGGCGCGCAGGCCTTCGTGGCGTTTGCCCAGGAGATGGTCGGGCGCCTGCTGTAGGTCCGAAGCCTCTTTTATTGATTAAAACTGCCGTTTGCGCATGTCTGGCATGCATTAACAGCTATTAAAAACGTAGCAAATTCATAATCCCTGCGTTTTACCGCCCTGAAGGCTTGAGCGAACCCATGAACCCCCGCAATGTACTGATTCTTCCCGGCTGGCAAGGCAGCGGCCCGGACCACTGGCAAAGCCGCTGGGAGCGCGCTTACGGCTACACCCGCGTTACCCAGCACGACTGGATGCGGCCGCTGCGCGGCGACTGGATTGCGCGGCTCGAAGACGTGCTGCTGTCGTGCGACGAGCCCGCCGTGCTGGTCGCGCACAGCCTGGGCTGCCAGCATGTGGCCGCCTGGGCCGCGCACAGCCGCAACACCCACTTGGTGAAGGCGGCGCTGCTCGTCGCCCCGCCCGATGTCGAGCGCGAGGAACTGCGCGCCCAGCTGCCCAGCTGGTCGCCCGTTGCCCTTGGCCGCTTGCCGTTTGCAACGCGCCTGTTCGCCAGCAGCAACGATCCTTTTTGCAGCCCTGAGCGCGCCCGGCAGTTTGCCGCAGCCTGGGGCGCGGACCTCATCGACGCCGGCCCGCGCGGCCACCTGAATGCCGACAGCGGCCTGGGCGACTGGCCGCAGGCGCATGAACAGCTGCAGCAATTGATGCGCGATGCGTGATACTTCCGCCTGGCCTTCACCCGACAGCGCCTGGCGCCCCTCCCGATTAAAGAAAGACAAGACACCTCCATGGTCACCAAAAAACAAAAAGGCCTGGGTCGCGGGCTCGAAGCGCTGCTCGGCCCGAAGGTCGATGAATCGCCCGAAGCCGCCAATGCCCTGATCGCCGCCAGCAGCCCCGGCCTGCCGGCTTCGCTGCTGCTCGACGACCTGGTGCCCGGCCAGTACCAGCCGCGCACCCGCATGGACGAGGGCGCGCTCTACGAACTGGCCGAATCGATCAAGGTGCAGGGCATCATGCAGCCTATCCTGGTGCGGCGCCTCAAGAGCGGAAGCAACAGCGGCAAGTACGAAATCATCGCCGGCGAACGGCGTTTCCGGGCCGCCCGGCTGGCCGGGCTGGACAGCCTGCCGGTGCTGATCCGCGACGTTCCCGACGAGTCGGCCGCCGCCATGTCGCTGATTGAAAACATCCAGCGCGAAGACCTCAATCCGCTCGAAGAAGCGCAGGGCCTGCAGCGCCTGGTCAAGGAATTCGGCCTGACCCACGAGCTGGCCGCGCAGGCCGTGGGCCGCTCGCGCAGCGCCGCGTCCAATTTGTTGCGCCTGCTGAACCTGGCCGACCCGGTGCAGACCATGCTGATGGCTGGCGACCTGGACATGGGCCATGCGCGCGCGCTGCTGGCGCTGGACCGGGCGACGCAGATCACCGCCGCCAACCAGATCACGGCTAAAAAGTTGTCGGTGCGCGAGGCCGAAAGCCTGGTCAAGAAGCTGGGCAGCGAGTTCTCGCTGACCCCCAACAAGGCCCCGCCTGAAAAATCGCGCGACACCCGCCGCGTTGAAGAAGAACTGGCCGACCTGCTGATGGCCGAGGTGCAAGTGCGCATCAAAAAGCAGGTCAAGCGCAACGGCAAGCGTGAAGATGTCGGTGAACTGGCGATCCAGTTTGCCTCGCTCGATGAAGTCAACGGGCTGATCGAGCGGCTGCGCCGGACGGCCTGACGGGCCTTCAAGCAGCGCTCAACAGACTGGTGGCGCGCAAGCTCAGAGGGTAAAAATCTTCCCCGGATTCATGATGTTCTGCGGGTCGAGCGCGCGCTTGATGGCGCGCATCATGTCCACCGCGCCGCCGCCGGTCTCGCTCAGCAGGAAGTCCATCTTGCCCAGGCCGATGCCGTGCTCGCCGGTGCAGGTGCCTTCCAGGCTCAGGGCTCTGGCCACGAGCTGGTGGTTCAGCGCTTCGGCGGCATCGCGCTCCTGGGCGTTGTCGGGGTCGATCAGGTAGCCGAAGTGAAAATTGCCGTCGCCGACATGGCCGACCAGGAAATAGGGAATGCCGCTGGCTTCGGCCTCGGCCACCGATTCGAGCAGGCAGTCGGCCAGGCGGGAAATCGGCACGCAGGTGTCGGTCGAAATCGCCCGGCAGCCGGGCTTGCTCTGGATGGCCGCAAAGTAGGCGTTGTGGCGCGCCGTCCACAGCCGCGTGCGCTCCTCGGGCGTGCTGGCCCATTCAAAGGCATTGCCGCCGTGGCCGCTGGCCAGTTCCTGCACCAGCTCGGCCTGCTCCTTCACGCCGTTCGGCGTGCCGTGGAACTCCATCAGCAGCATCGGCTCCTCGCGCAGGGCAAGCCGGCTGTGGGCGTTGACCATGCGCACGGTGTGGGCGTCGATCAGCTCGACGCGCGCAATCGGCACGCCCAACTGGATGATCTCGATGGTCGTGCGCACCGCCGCCTCGATGCTCGGGAACGAGCAGACCGCCGCCGAAATTGCCTCGGGCAGCGGGTAGAGCTTGACCGTGACCTCGGTGATCACGCCCAGCGTGCCTTCGCTGCCGACCATCAGGCGCGTCAAATCGTAGCCGGCGGCTGACTTCTTGGCGCGCGTGCCGGTGCGGATGATCTCGCCGCTGGCGGTGACGACTTCAAGCGCCAGCACGTTCTCGCGCATGGTGCCGTAGCGCACGGCATTGGTGCCGCTGGCGCGGGTGGCGCTCATGCCGCCCAGCGTGGCGTCGGCGCCGGGGTCGATGGGAAAGAACAGGCCGGTGCTCTTGATTTCTTCATTGAGCTGCCTGCGCGTCACGCCGGGCTGCACCGTCACCGTCAGGTCTTCCGGGTTGATCGCCAGCACCCGGTTCATGCGGCTCACGTCGATGCTGATGCCACCCTGCACGGCCAGCAGGTGGCCTTCGAGCGAGGTGCCGACGCCAAACGGAATCACCGGCACGCTGTACTGGCCGGCCAGCCTGACCGCGTCGGCCACGTCCTGCGTGCTTTCGGCAAACACCACGGCGGCCGGCGGCGGCGCGGCAAACGAGGACTCGTCGCGGCCATGCTGTTCGCGCACCACCAGGGCGGTCGAGCAGCGCTCGGCAAAGCGGTTTTTCAGCGCGGCTATCAGCGCCTGCGGCGTTTCGCGCTGGAGGATTCCGGGGAGCAGGTGCTTGGGCAGCGGTGCGTTCATGGGGGCTCCTGAGGGGAAAACCGGAGTTTACGGCCTGGGCGCCCTGTGGCGTCAAGCCCGATGGCCTGCTGGCGGCATGAGCATGCACCGGGTTTGCCCAGGCTTGGGTAAAAGCTTGCTAACCTCACTGCCTGCTTCATCAACCTTGCAACTTGCCGCGCCCAGGCGCTTTTACCCTTATGGCCAACAGACTTTCACAAATCGCAACGCGTACCGGCGACAACGGCACCACCGGACTGGGCGACAACACCCGCGTTTCCAAAGACAGCCTGCGGGTTCACGCCATGGGCGACGTCGATGAGCTGAACTCGAACATCGGCGTGCTGCTGTGCGAAGACATGCCGGGCGGCGTGCGCGAAGTGCTGGTCGAGGTGCAGCACCAGCTGTTCAACCTGGGCGGCGAACTGTCGATTCCGGGCTTCGAACTGCTCAAGCCCGAAGCGGTCGCGCTGCTCGACGAGGCGCTGGAAACCTACAACGCCCAGTTGCCGCGCCTGGCCGAGTTCATCCTGCCGGCCGGCTCGCGCGCCGCGTCGCTGGCGCATGTCTGCCGCACCGTGGCGCGCCGCGCCGAGCGCGCCGTGGTGGCGCTGGACAAGGTGGAAACGCTCAAGGAAGCGCCGCGCCTGTACCTGAACCGCCTGAGCGACCTGCTGTTCGTGCTGTCGCGCGTGCTCAACCGCATGAACGGCGGCGACGATGTGTACTGGAAAAGCGAGCGCATGGTGCGCATGGCGCGGGAAGATCAGAAAGACCAGGACAGCCAGCCCTGAGGCCGCGCCGGCCGGCGGCTAGATGTCGTAATGGTCGCCGCCTGGCGCGCCGCTCAAAGTCTGCTCGACGATGGCCCGGTTCAGCGTCGGCGCGAACGACTCGATGAACGCATACACGTAGCTGCGCAGATAGCTGCCGCGCCGCACCGCCAGCTTGGTCAGGTTGATGCCGAACAGCGCGCCGGCATCCAGCGCCCGCAGCGCCGTGTCGCGTTCGGCTTCGTAGGCAATCGACGCCACGATGCCCACGCCCATGCCGAGTTCGACATAGGTCTTGATGACGTCGGCATCCATCGCCGTCAGCACGATGTTGGGCATCAGCTGGTGCTGGGCAAAAGCCTGGTCGATGTGGGTGCGGCCGGTAAAGCCGTTGTCGTAGGTGATCAGGGCAAACTGCGCCAGTCGCTCCAGCGTGAGCGGGCCACTCAGCAAGGCGTGGCCGGGCGGCACGATCACCGAATGCGTCCAGCGGTAGCAGGGCAGGGCGACCAGCTCCGGGTAGCCATTGAGCGCTTCGGTGGCAATACCGACATCGACCTCGCCCGACAGCAGCATCTCGGCGACCTGCTTGGGCGAGCCCTGGTGCAGGTGCAGCTTCACATGGGGAAACTGCGCGCGAAACTCCTGCACCGCCGGCGGCAGCGCATAGCGCGCCTGCGAATGGGTGGCGGCAATCGACAGCAGGCCGTTTTGCTGCGCCATGTATTCCTGGCCGGCTTTTTTCAGGTTGCTGCATTCGAGCAGCAGCCGCTCGACGATGGGCAGCACATGCGCGCCCGGCTCGGTCAGTCCGGTCAGGCGCTTGCCGGCGCGAACGAACAGCTCGATGCCGATTTCTTCCTCCAGCTCGCGGATCTGCCGGCTCACGCCGGGCTGCGAGGTGTGCAGCGCGGTGGCCACGTCGGTCAGGTTGAAGCCGCAGCGCACGGTTTCGCGCACGGAGCGCAGTTGCTGAAAGTTCATGGGGGAGGCCGGGTGTGCGGGGTCAAAAACCGGATTGTGGCTGCATTGTCTTATTTCAGGAACGACTGATTAGTTTGTTCTACATGCGAAAAATGTTTAAGACGTTGATGCAAGGGTGTATCAAGGCTGCCTTGGTGGATTGAGATTGCTATTGAATTAATAGCTACTTGTGCATGATTGGCATGCGCAAAAAGCTTAAATGGTTGTATTTTGAAGGCTTGAGTGGTTTGATGTGGCTTTGGCCTGTTGCTTGGCCTGCTGTTTGGTTGTTTGCTGGGTTGGCTTTTCTGGGTTGGGCTGGCCGGGGGTTGCCCGGCAGCAAGTAACTTTCTTTTGCTTCGCCAAAAGAAAGTCACCAAAGAAAAGGCGACCCGCAGTCCGAGTCCCTACGCTTCGCTTCGGGCAACCTGCGCTACGCCACAAAAGCGGGGGTCCGCGCAAACTCGCTGCGCTCAAACAGCGCGCGGCCCTGATCCCGCTTTTGCGGCGTAGCGCAGGCTCGGCCAGGACGGGTTTGGATCGCAATCGGATTCGGGGAGTAGAACGCGCTTGCGCGTTCTGCGTATTCGGCTGTTGGCTGCTGGTATTGGTTTTTTCTCCCGAGCCCCCCTTCTGTCAGCGCTGAGGAACGGAGCTTCAGGCGGATCAGGGCCGCGCGCTGTTTGAGCGCAGCGAGTTTGCGCGGACCCCGCCTGAAGCGAGTACCGCAGGGTGCCCGAAGCGAAGCGTAGGGTCGCGGACAGCAGGGTCGCCTTTCTTTTGCTTACTTTTCTTTGGCGAAGCAAAGAAAAGTGAGTCGCTGCCGGGCGACTCCCGGCCAGCCCAACCACGAAAAGTCAACCACCACAAGCTTCAGACCAGGTGCAGCGCTTCCTGTACAGCCGCCACCGGCCGCATGTCGCCAGTCTTGAGGTAGCGCGAATGCCACGACAAGGCCTCGTCCAGCAGGTGCGGCGTGTGCTTTCCGGCAGCCGTCTTCAGCGAGCGCTCAAAGTAATCGAGCAGCGCCGGGCGGAAATCGGGATGGGCGCATTTTTCGATGATCAGCCGCGCCCGCTGCGTCGGCGACAGGCCGCGCAAATCGGCCAGGCCCTGCTCGGTGACGATGATTTCCACGTCGTGCTCGGTGTGGTCCACATGCGAGGCCATCGGCACGATGCAGGAAATGGCGCCATCCTTGGCCACCGACGGTGTCATGAAGAACGACAGATACGCGTTGCGCGCGAAGTCGCCCGAGCCGCCGATGCCGTTCATGATGCTCGACCCCATGATGTGCGTCGAGTTGACGTTGCCGTAGAGGTCGGCCTCGATCATCGCGTTCATCGCGATCACGCCCAGGCGGCGCACCACCTCGGGGTGGTTGCTGATTTCCTGCGGCCGCAGCACGATGCGCTCGCGGTAGAAGTCGATGTTCTCGTTGAAGTCGGCCAGCGCCACGGGGCTGAACGACAGCGCGGTGGCCGACGCCATCGCCAGCGTGCCCGAGCGCAGCATGTCGAGCATGCCGTCCTGCAGCACCTCGGTGTAGGCCGTCAAGTCCTTGAACGGGCCGTCGTTCAGTCCGGCCAGCACGGCGTTGGCGATGTTGCCCACGCCCGACTGCAGCGGCAGCAGCTCGGCCGGCAGGCGGCCCAGCTTCACTTCCTGCTGCAAAAATTCAATGATGTGGCTGGCGATGCGCTGTGAATTCTCGTCCGGCGCGGCAAAGGCCGAGTTGCGGTCGGGCTGGCTGGTCGGCACCACGGCGATCACCTTGTCCAGGTCGCACGTCAGGTAGGGCTCGCCGATGCGGTCGCCGGGGCCGGTCAGCGGAATCGGCTGGCGGTGCGGCGGCAGGCGCGTGCCGTAATAGATGTCGTGCATGCCTTCGAGGCCGGGGTTTTGCAGCGTGTTGACTTCCAGGATGATCTGGTCGGCCTGGTCCAGCCAGGTCTTGTTGTTGCCGACCGACGACGACGGAATCAGCCGCCCGTCCGGCAGGATGCCCGCCACCTCGACGACGGCGACGCTGAGCTTGCCCAGGAAGCCGAACCAGACAAACTGCGCCACGTTGGACAGGTGCATGTCGGTGTACTGCATTTCGCCGGCATTGATCTGCCGGCGGCAGGTCGGGTCCGACTGGTAGGGCAGGCGCATCTCGATGCCGTGCACCTTGGCCAGCGCGCCGTCGAGTTCGGGCGCGGTCGAGGCGCCGGTCCACAGGCCGATGCGGAATTCCTCGCCCGCCGCGTGCAGGCTCTCGATGCGCCGCGCCAGCGCCTGCGGCACCGCCTTCGGGTAGCCGGCACCGGTAAAGCCGCTCATGCCGACATTGGCGCCGGCGGGTATCAGCGCGGCGGCCTCGTCGGCCGACATGATTTTGGTTCTCAGGGCAGGGTTCTGCACGCGATCAGCGAAAGACATCAGGGGCACTCCGGGGTAGTGGCGACAGCGCGTCAGCGCCAGGGAAATGCCCGAATCTTATCAGTCCGGCATTTTGTGTTAAGGGTAAACCCTGATCTCGCATCCGTGGATGCCGTGTCGCGCCCTTGCCAAGCCCTGCCGGACCCGCCCCAGGAGAAACGCTGGCGACTCACTTTTTAATAGCTGATCAGGCATACACATCAAGCGCAAAAGCCCGATTTGAGCATTATTTTGGTCACTGGAAGGCCGGCGCCTACAGCCGATTGGCGGTTTGTCGCGTGCGTGTTGCGTATCCGGGCGGTTTAAGCTGGCGGCTATGCCCGTGACTGCATCCGCCCCATGACGCGCACCCGCCAATGGCTGCTGGGCGCGGGCGTTGCCGCAGGCATGCTGGCCCTGCTGGCGGCGCTGCTGCTCAGCCTGGTTCCTTCGGATGAGGAACTGGCCGCTCGCGCCTCCGCCGAGCTGGAGGCGGCGCTGGGCGTTCCGGTCCGCGTCGGCGCGCTGCACTGGCGCCTGAGGCCCACGCCCACGGTGGTCATCGAGGAGGTCGCCACCGGCCAGCCCCAGCCGATTGAAATCAAAAGGCTCACCGCCCATCTCAACACCTCCGCGCTCTGGCAACGCCGCATGAAGGTGGACCTGGCCGTCGTGCAGGGCGCCGTGCTGCCGCAGCTGTCACTGCGCGGACTGGGCCGCAAGCCCGCAGCGGCAGAGGCCGGGCCGGCGCGCGAATTCACGCTGGACGAGGTGCCGATGGCGCGCATCGAGTTTGGCGATGTCACCTGGATTTCGCGCCACGGCATTCGCGTGGTGTACGAAGGGGAGGCGGATTTCGATGCCGCCTGGCGGCCGCGCACGGCCCGGCTTCGCCGTCCGCAAACCAGTCCGCCCGCCGACCTGGCGCTGGCCCGCAAGGGGCAAGACGACCGCTGGGAAGTGCGCAGCCACATCGGCGGCGGAACGGCTGATGGCGAGCTGCTGCTGCACACCAGCGGCCAGGGCGGCCTGCGCCTCACGGGCCAGCTCCAGCCGCGCCATATCGAGGTGGCCAGCGCCTTGCAGGCCTTCAACCGCCGCGCCATCATCGCGGGCAAGGCGTCGGGCGAAACCACGCTGTCGGCCAGCGGCGCCACGGCGGGCGAATTGGCCCGGTCGCTGCATACCACCACGTCGTTCAGCATGGGCCGCTCGACGCTGCTGCGCTTTGACCTGGACAAGGCCATTCGCAGCCTCGGCCAGGCGCATGCGGGGCAAACCCCGCTGGATTCCGTCACCGGCCAGATCGACACCCAGAACACGCCGCAAGGCATGGTGGTGACCTTCAGCCGGCTGCAAGCCCGCTCGGGCGCATTCAGCGCATCGGGCAAGGCGCGCGTTGCCGAGCTGCGCATTCAGGCCGAACTGGCGGTTGACCTGGTCGATGGTGTGGTCGGCGTGCCCTTGACGCTCAGCGGTCCGCTGGACAAGGTCCAGGTGTCGGTGCCGGCCAGCGCCCTGGCCGGCGCCGCCGCCGGAACCGCCGTGCTGCCGGGCATCGGCACGGCGATAGGCGCGCGGATCGGGGCGGCCATCGGCAAGCTGTTCGGTTCGGAGCCCGAGCCCGCCGCCGGGCCGCGTCCCGCGCCCGGCAAGCAGTGACGCCGCCAGCGCCGGCGCTTCGGTTTTGCTGCTGTCTGTCGGACAAGGCCCTGAAAAGCATGTTTTTACAGGGCTCTGCTAAGCTTGATGCTTTTAGTCTGCTATTCAATACCCCGACCATGTCCCAACACCCGACCGCCTTGTTCACGCCCACCTCGCTGGAGCGTGCGCTGGACCAGAATGAAGCCATCCAGGAGACGGTCGAGCAGTCGGCCGCCGAGTTGTGCGTGATCAACGCGGTGCTCCAGCAGGAAGTGCCGGAGCATGTCAAGACCGGCGATGTGGCGCAGGCGCTGCAGAAAACCGATGAGCTCGAAAGCCGGATTCAAACCTCCGCCGAGAACCTGGAGCAGGTCAACCAGGCGCTGAAAGAGGAAATCCAGGTGCGCGCCGACCTGGAGCGCCAGCTGGCCGCGACCCAGGCCGAACTGGACCAGGTGCAGAACTCCGCGCAGAACCATGCGCAGGCCGGCGCGCAGGGCCGGTCGTCCTCCTGCTAAGCAGCCGCCGGACCGGCCGGCGCATGCGCATGCGCTTGAGCCGGTTTATTTCTTGCGGTCGAGCAGCGCATGCAGCAAGATGGCGCCAAAGGTCGCCGTGCCAATGCCGCCCAGTGCAAACTGGCCGAACTTCAGCGTGAAGTCGCCGGTGCCCAGCACCAGCGTGATGGCGGCCACCAGCAGGTTCTTGTTGTCCGAAAAATCCACCCGGTTATCGACCCAGATCTTCGCGCCCGCCACCGCGATCAGGCCGAACACCACGATGCTCACGCCGCCCATCACCGGCAGCGGAATCGCCTGGATCAGCGCGCCGAACTTGGGGCTGAAACCCAGCGCCACCGCGATCAGCGCGGCGAACACAAACACCGCAGTCGAATAAATCCGGGTCGCCGCCATCACGCCGATGTTTTCGGCATAGGTCGTCACGCCGGTGCCGCCCAGGCTGCCAGACACCATGGTCGCCACGCCGTCGCCGATGAAGGCGCGGCCCATGTAGCGGTCCAGGTTCTTGCCGGTCATGGCCGTCACCGCCTTGATATGGCCGAGGTTTTCGGCGACCAGAATGATGACCACCGGAACGATCAGCAGCATGGCGCTGGTGCTGAACACCGGGGTGGTGAAGCCCGGCATGCCGAACCAGTCCGCCTTCGCCATGCTGGAGAGGTCAATCGGCTTGCCCAGCCCCAGGCCGTTGGTCAGCAGCGCATAGACCAGCGACGAGGCGATCAGCCCGATCAGAATCAGGAGGCGCTGCAGCATGCCGCGCGCCAGCACCGCCACCAGCGCCACGCTGACGAAGGTGACGACCTGCATCCACGCGTCAAAGTTGCTGGCCGCCATGTTCTTGACCGGGATGCTGGCCAGGTTCAGGCCGATGACCGCCACCACGGCGCCGGTGACCACCGGCGGCATGAAGCGCTCGATCCAGCGCGTGCCGACCGCCTGCACCAGCGCGCCGATGGCCGCATAGACCGCGCCACAGGCGATGATGCCGCCCAGCGCCAGGCCAATATTCGCATTCGGCCCCTTGCCGGCATAGCCGGTGGCGGCGATCACCACGCCGATGAAGGCAAAGCTCGAACCGAGGTAGCTGGGCACCTTGCCGCCGGTGACGGCAAAAAAGATCAGCGTGCCGATGCCGCTCATCAAGATGGCAATGTTGGGATCGAAGCCCATCAGCAGCGGCGCCAGCACTGTCGAGCCGAACATCGCAATCACATGCTGCACGCCCATGAGTGCCGTTTGCGGCCAGGGCAGCCGCTCGTCCGGCCCGATGACCCCGCCCTG comes from Polaromonas naphthalenivorans CJ2 and encodes:
- a CDS encoding acetyl-CoA hydrolase/transferase family protein codes for the protein MSFADRVQNPALRTKIMSADEAAALIPAGANVGMSGFTGAGYPKAVPQALARRIESLHAAGEEFRIGLWTGASTAPELDGALAKVHGIEMRLPYQSDPTCRRQINAGEMQYTDMHLSNVAQFVWFGFLGKLSVAVVEVAGILPDGRLIPSSSVGNNKTWLDQADQIILEVNTLQNPGLEGMHDIYYGTRLPPHRQPIPLTGPGDRIGEPYLTCDLDKVIAVVPTSQPDRNSAFAAPDENSQRIASHIIEFLQQEVKLGRLPAELLPLQSGVGNIANAVLAGLNDGPFKDLTAYTEVLQDGMLDMLRSGTLAMASATALSFSPVALADFNENIDFYRERIVLRPQEISNHPEVVRRLGVIAMNAMIEADLYGNVNSTHIMGSSIMNGIGGSGDFARNAYLSFFMTPSVAKDGAISCIVPMASHVDHTEHDVEIIVTEQGLADLRGLSPTQRARLIIEKCAHPDFRPALLDYFERSLKTAAGKHTPHLLDEALSWHSRYLKTGDMRPVAAVQEALHLV
- a CDS encoding AsmA family protein, with the protein product MTRTRQWLLGAGVAAGMLALLAALLLSLVPSDEELAARASAELEAALGVPVRVGALHWRLRPTPTVVIEEVATGQPQPIEIKRLTAHLNTSALWQRRMKVDLAVVQGAVLPQLSLRGLGRKPAAAEAGPAREFTLDEVPMARIEFGDVTWISRHGIRVVYEGEADFDAAWRPRTARLRRPQTSPPADLALARKGQDDRWEVRSHIGGGTADGELLLHTSGQGGLRLTGQLQPRHIEVASALQAFNRRAIIAGKASGETTLSASGATAGELARSLHTTTSFSMGRSTLLRFDLDKAIRSLGQAHAGQTPLDSVTGQIDTQNTPQGMVVTFSRLQARSGAFSASGKARVAELRIQAELAVDLVDGVVGVPLTLSGPLDKVQVSVPASALAGAAAGTAVLPGIGTAIGARIGAAIGKLFGSEPEPAAGPRPAPGKQ
- a CDS encoding solute carrier family 23 protein — protein: MGMLDWTEKSSAVLRQGGVIGPDERLPWPQTALMGVQHVIAMFGSTVLAPLLMGFDPNIAILMSGIGTLIFFAVTGGKVPSYLGSSFAFIGVVIAATGYAGKGPNANIGLALGGIIACGAVYAAIGALVQAVGTRWIERFMPPVVTGAVVAVIGLNLASIPVKNMAASNFDAWMQVVTFVSVALVAVLARGMLQRLLILIGLIASSLVYALLTNGLGLGKPIDLSSMAKADWFGMPGFTTPVFSTSAMLLIVPVVIILVAENLGHIKAVTAMTGKNLDRYMGRAFIGDGVATMVSGSLGGTGVTTYAENIGVMAATRIYSTAVFVFAALIAVALGFSPKFGALIQAIPLPVMGGVSIVVFGLIAVAGAKIWVDNRVDFSDNKNLLVAAITLVLGTGDFTLKFGQFALGGIGTATFGAILLHALLDRKK